In Labilibaculum sp. DW002, one DNA window encodes the following:
- a CDS encoding 4Fe-4S binding protein, producing MNRPKKTEFKFPTHIDEYPTGPQYAAGYLPETNAGWRSVRPVVDHDACVYCLRCYLLCPDGTVVKDNGKITFDMDYCKGCGVCAHECPKDAIEMVKE from the coding sequence ATGAATCGTCCTAAAAAAACGGAATTTAAATTCCCAACTCATATAGATGAATACCCAACTGGCCCACAATACGCGGCTGGTTACCTTCCGGAGACCAATGCAGGATGGAGATCAGTTCGTCCTGTAGTTGATCACGATGCTTGTGTTTATTGTCTTCGTTGCTACCTACTTTGTCCAGATGGCACAGTCGTTAAAGACAATGGTAAAATCACATTCGACATGGATTATTGCAAAGGCTGTGGTGTATGTGCACACGAATGCCCAAAGGATGCAATTGAAATGGTAAAAGAGTAG
- the napH gene encoding quinol dehydrogenase ferredoxin subunit NapH translates to MRKYKFLILRRIIQLSILFLFVAGNYFGWELLRGNYSSAIIVDSLHLSDPYAILQILASGFLASSSVLIGALIILLIYVLVGGRMFCSWICPMNIITDLAFRLRRMFKIETEVRISLPRNFRYYILALSLIVSAVFGLAAFEIISPISMLHRAIVFGSGAGWAIVAVVFLIDLFILKAGWCGHICPLGGFYSLVGKQAVIKVKHDKDNCTNCMACFDVCIEEPVLSIVGKESDFIRSGACTNCARCIEVCDDNALKYALKFDLKK, encoded by the coding sequence ATGAGAAAATATAAGTTTTTAATACTAAGGCGAATCATTCAACTATCCATTTTATTCCTTTTTGTTGCAGGGAATTATTTTGGATGGGAGTTGCTTCGAGGCAATTATAGTTCAGCCATCATTGTTGACTCTTTGCATTTGAGTGATCCTTATGCAATCTTACAAATACTGGCGTCCGGCTTTTTGGCTTCAAGTTCTGTCTTGATTGGCGCATTAATCATCTTACTAATCTATGTTTTGGTTGGTGGTAGAATGTTTTGCTCCTGGATCTGTCCAATGAATATCATTACCGATTTGGCCTTTCGCCTGCGCAGAATGTTTAAAATTGAAACAGAAGTACGTATTTCCCTGCCTAGAAATTTCCGTTACTACATTTTGGCTTTAAGCCTGATAGTTTCAGCAGTTTTTGGGTTGGCAGCCTTTGAAATCATAAGCCCTATTTCTATGCTACACAGAGCCATTGTATTTGGTTCGGGAGCTGGTTGGGCAATTGTGGCAGTTGTTTTCCTTATCGATCTCTTTATTCTTAAAGCAGGTTGGTGTGGCCATATTTGTCCTTTAGGAGGATTCTATTCTCTGGTTGGCAAGCAAGCTGTCATCAAGGTAAAGCACGATAAAGACAATTGCACCAATTGTATGGCTTGTTTCGATGTTTGCATAGAAGAACCCGTTTTGTCGATTGTTGGCAAAGAAAGTGATTTTATACGCTCAGGAGCTTGCACCAATTGTGCTCGATGCATAGAAGTTTGCGATGATAATGCTTTAAAGTACGCTTTAAAATTTGATCTGAAAAAATAA
- a CDS encoding PLP-dependent aminotransferase family protein: MISDLKGTFSQISNNNKRSAIREILKLTQNPEIISFAGGLPAPESFPVDALDTIVSDMLREEGAAVLQYDATEGVKELREVLLKKYEAEGTKADLENLIITTGSQQGLDLVGKVFVNQGDVVICGLPSYLGGIGAFQGYGAKMEGVPMDEQGMSAKLLEAKLEELKQQGIKPKFIYVIPDFQNPTGITMPESRRLEIIALAHKYDVLIVEDCPYREVRFEGEPQRMMYDLDNDNHVITLGTFSKIFAPGFRIGWILGPKDVNEKIVIAKQSADLCTPTFVQKIAVRYMNSGVFEANLQKTIDLYHQRRDVMLAEMEKHMPDCVKWTRPEGGMFLFITLPEHMDALELFHKAIEKKVAFVTGNVFYCDGGGTNTIRLNFSYVNNEKAITGVKRLAEIIEAEVMTVDNEKLVMNN; encoded by the coding sequence ATGATCAGCGATTTAAAAGGTACCTTTTCCCAAATCAGTAACAACAATAAACGATCAGCTATACGTGAAATCTTGAAATTGACTCAGAATCCTGAGATTATTTCATTTGCAGGCGGATTACCAGCTCCGGAATCTTTTCCGGTAGATGCATTAGATACGATTGTTTCGGATATGTTACGCGAAGAAGGTGCAGCCGTATTGCAATACGATGCAACCGAAGGCGTAAAAGAACTAAGAGAAGTTCTATTAAAGAAATATGAGGCCGAAGGCACAAAAGCAGATTTAGAGAACCTAATTATCACAACAGGATCACAACAAGGACTAGACCTGGTGGGTAAGGTTTTTGTGAATCAAGGCGATGTGGTTATTTGTGGTCTTCCATCTTACCTGGGTGGTATTGGAGCTTTCCAAGGCTATGGTGCAAAAATGGAAGGTGTACCAATGGATGAGCAAGGAATGAGTGCAAAGCTATTGGAAGCCAAACTGGAAGAATTAAAGCAGCAAGGCATTAAGCCAAAGTTCATTTATGTGATTCCTGATTTCCAAAACCCAACAGGTATTACGATGCCTGAATCGCGTCGTTTGGAAATTATCGCATTAGCTCACAAATACGATGTTCTTATTGTTGAAGATTGCCCTTACCGCGAAGTGCGTTTCGAAGGAGAGCCTCAACGTATGATGTATGATTTGGACAATGACAATCACGTGATTACTCTGGGAACTTTCTCTAAGATTTTTGCTCCGGGATTCCGTATTGGCTGGATCTTAGGACCAAAAGATGTGAACGAGAAAATCGTAATCGCAAAGCAATCGGCAGACTTGTGTACACCAACTTTTGTACAGAAAATTGCTGTTCGTTATATGAACTCAGGTGTTTTCGAAGCCAATCTTCAAAAAACGATTGATTTATATCACCAGCGTCGTGATGTGATGTTAGCTGAGATGGAAAAACATATGCCTGATTGTGTAAAATGGACACGTCCTGAAGGTGGTATGTTCCTTTTCATTACCTTACCAGAGCATATGGATGCCTTAGAACTTTTCCACAAGGCTATTGAAAAGAAAGTTGCTTTTGTAACAGGGAATGTATTTTATTGCGATGGTGGAGGAACAAATACCATACGTTTGAATTTCTCATATGTGAACAATGAGAAAGCAATAACTGGTGTAAAGCGTTTGGCAGAAATTATCGAAGCTGAAGTAATGACAGTTGATAATGAAAAATTAGTAATGAACAATTAA
- the tnpA gene encoding IS200/IS605 family transposase, producing the protein MPHVRVYIHLVWSTKYREPFLHSSLLRKKVWKHIKKNAEEKGIHIDFINGYHDHCHCLVALQSEQTLSQIMQLIKGESSFWINKNKLCKDHFQWQNDYYAVSVSKSALQNVRNYIKNQEFHHQTKSFEEEEDKLIEKYGFLKMDPPAKAGDI; encoded by the coding sequence ATGCCACATGTAAGAGTATATATCCATCTTGTATGGAGCACAAAATATCGCGAACCATTTTTACATTCAAGTTTACTAAGAAAGAAGGTTTGGAAACACATCAAGAAGAATGCTGAAGAGAAAGGTATTCATATTGATTTTATTAATGGATATCACGATCATTGCCATTGTTTAGTAGCACTCCAGTCAGAACAGACTCTGAGTCAAATTATGCAGCTTATTAAAGGGGAATCTTCCTTTTGGATCAATAAAAATAAGTTGTGTAAGGATCATTTCCAGTGGCAAAACGATTATTATGCGGTATCGGTTAGTAAATCAGCCTTACAGAACGTCCGCAATTACATTAAAAATCAGGAATTTCACCATCAAACGAAATCATTCGAGGAAGAAGAAGATAAATTGATTGAAAAATATGGATTTCTTAAAATGGATCCCCCAGCTAAAGCAGGGGACATCTGA
- a CDS encoding chaperone NapD yields MNISSIVIRTLPEHSENLVSELKKSEICDYYLHDETKIIVTIEGEGISEEIAKLKKIQKMDHVISADMMYSYSEDELDREKDKIEKSDEIKPWLNDNSKDAGLISYAGDLKKKI; encoded by the coding sequence ATGAACATATCAAGTATAGTGATTCGAACTTTACCAGAGCATTCGGAAAATTTGGTTTCGGAGCTTAAGAAAAGTGAGATTTGCGATTACTATTTGCACGATGAAACAAAAATCATTGTCACAATAGAGGGAGAAGGAATTAGTGAAGAAATCGCTAAGTTGAAAAAGATTCAGAAAATGGATCATGTCATCTCTGCGGATATGATGTATTCCTACTCGGAAGATGAACTCGATAGAGAAAAAGATAAAATTGAAAAATCAGACGAGATAAAGCCTTGGCTAAACGATAACAGTAAAGATGCGGGTTTAATAAGCTATGCGGGAGATTTAAAGAAGAAAATTTAA
- a CDS encoding nitrate reductase cytochrome c-type subunit, whose protein sequence is MKYLALIALFFLVACNQPKENKIDEDQLGFIDADLNSDETNFKMKANFNEDKPEVGTTIERSFENAPPMIPHTTAGFFPIKMDNNICLSCHMPDKVEESGAREISKTHFQSWRPQLVLVDGKYVNPKDAEVFVEDRKELNNAYFNCSQCHAPQADVTIDIENLFTVEFRETFGIKESNLKDNVAEGVNN, encoded by the coding sequence ATGAAATACCTAGCCCTAATTGCACTGTTTTTTCTAGTGGCTTGTAACCAGCCAAAGGAGAATAAAATTGATGAAGATCAATTGGGTTTTATCGATGCGGATTTAAATTCGGATGAAACCAACTTTAAGATGAAAGCTAATTTTAATGAAGATAAACCCGAGGTGGGAACAACAATTGAGCGATCTTTTGAGAATGCGCCACCAATGATTCCTCATACAACTGCAGGTTTTTTCCCAATTAAAATGGATAATAATATTTGTTTAAGTTGTCATATGCCAGATAAGGTGGAAGAATCAGGGGCTCGTGAGATCTCTAAAACTCATTTCCAGTCGTGGCGTCCACAATTGGTATTGGTAGATGGCAAATATGTAAATCCAAAAGATGCAGAAGTATTCGTAGAGGATAGAAAAGAATTAAATAATGCTTATTTTAACTGCTCACAATGTCACGCACCTCAGGCTGATGTTACCATTGATATTGAGAATTTGTTCACCGTTGAATTCCGTGAGACTTTTGGTATTAAAGAATCCAATCTTAAAGATAATGTTGCGGAAGGTGTGAACAATTAA
- a CDS encoding transketolase C-terminal domain-containing protein: MKSNKIFISGDEAVAQGVRLSRPHVVAAYPITPQTITVERLAEMAESGEMEGEYMHVESEHSAISATMGASSVGARTFTASSSQGLLYMAEGLHYCSGGRWPVVMMNANRSVALPWSIYGDQRDSLSLLDCGWIQVYVEDAQEALDMIIQAYKIAEHKDVLTPMMVNLDGFILTHTYELVDIPEQEMVDKFLPAFQTPNKMSFEEPKNLGFSSKPDDNTEFKYQQNEAMFNSIQVLKDVDQEFADTFGRKYDGMVEEYRCEDAEVVLVALGSVCGTIRVVVDKMRAEGKKVGLLKIRYMRPFPEAEVKDLAKRVNAIGVVDKDISFGYEGTVYTNVNSAISKIDKYVYKSNFVGGLGGRDITKDEIEEMFNKLFSGVENKSEEKVEFFSLNVESND; this comes from the coding sequence ATGAAATCAAATAAAATATTCATATCAGGTGATGAAGCTGTTGCTCAGGGCGTGAGATTATCTCGTCCACATGTCGTAGCTGCTTACCCAATCACCCCGCAAACCATAACCGTTGAGCGCCTGGCAGAAATGGCAGAATCTGGCGAAATGGAAGGCGAATACATGCACGTAGAGTCTGAGCACTCTGCAATTTCAGCAACTATGGGTGCCAGTTCAGTTGGTGCCAGAACATTTACAGCTTCTTCTTCGCAAGGCCTATTGTATATGGCAGAAGGTCTGCACTACTGTAGTGGTGGTCGTTGGCCAGTCGTGATGATGAATGCTAATCGTTCGGTGGCTTTGCCATGGAGTATTTACGGCGATCAGCGTGACTCTTTATCACTATTAGATTGTGGATGGATTCAGGTTTATGTGGAAGATGCACAGGAAGCTTTGGATATGATTATCCAAGCCTACAAAATTGCTGAGCACAAAGACGTATTAACACCAATGATGGTGAATTTGGATGGTTTTATCCTAACTCATACATACGAATTGGTTGATATCCCGGAACAAGAAATGGTAGATAAATTCTTACCTGCTTTCCAAACGCCAAACAAAATGTCTTTCGAAGAGCCAAAGAACTTAGGTTTTAGCTCTAAGCCAGATGACAATACCGAATTCAAATACCAGCAGAACGAAGCGATGTTCAATTCGATACAAGTTCTTAAAGATGTGGATCAGGAGTTTGCTGATACATTCGGAAGAAAGTACGATGGCATGGTTGAAGAATACCGTTGCGAAGATGCAGAGGTTGTTCTTGTAGCCTTGGGAAGTGTTTGTGGAACCATTCGTGTCGTAGTTGACAAGATGCGTGCTGAAGGTAAGAAAGTTGGTCTATTGAAGATTCGCTATATGCGTCCTTTCCCTGAAGCTGAAGTTAAAGATCTAGCTAAGCGTGTTAATGCAATTGGTGTTGTAGATAAAGATATTTCTTTCGGATACGAAGGAACGGTTTACACCAATGTAAACTCAGCTATCTCTAAAATCGACAAGTACGTTTACAAGAGCAATTTTGTTGGCGGACTAGGTGGACGTGACATCACTAAAGATGAGATCGAAGAAATGTTCAACAAGCTATTCAGCGGAGTTGAGAATAAGAGTGAAGAAAAAGTAGAATTTTTTAGCCTTAACGTAGAAAGCAATGACTAA
- a CDS encoding 2-oxoacid:acceptor oxidoreductase family protein: MKEIRWHGRGGQGGFTASRLLGIAASVHGGKHALAFPSFGPERRGAPVLAFTKIDDTKIHDRSEVQNSDYVVVMDETLVTPGFEKGIRPGATILINTENAEKYREPLKGFQVVGIDASSLAMEILGRPITNTAMYGALAAASGLVSKEAAIASIHTEMKPKLAALNEKIVERAFETINAQLVINNEQLFWLIG, from the coding sequence ATGAAAGAAATTAGATGGCACGGAAGAGGCGGACAAGGTGGTTTTACTGCTTCACGTCTTTTAGGAATTGCAGCTAGTGTTCACGGTGGTAAGCATGCTTTAGCATTTCCATCATTCGGACCTGAGCGTAGAGGTGCTCCGGTATTAGCATTCACCAAAATTGACGATACTAAGATTCACGATCGTAGTGAAGTTCAGAATAGCGACTACGTTGTGGTGATGGATGAAACTTTGGTAACTCCTGGCTTTGAAAAAGGAATCAGACCAGGTGCAACTATACTTATTAACACTGAGAATGCTGAAAAGTACCGTGAGCCTTTAAAAGGATTTCAGGTAGTAGGTATCGATGCATCAAGCTTAGCAATGGAAATTTTAGGTAGACCAATTACCAATACAGCAATGTACGGTGCTTTAGCTGCTGCATCTGGTTTGGTAAGCAAAGAAGCTGCAATCGCTAGTATTCACACAGAGATGAAACCAAAACTAGCTGCCCTGAATGAAAAAATTGTAGAGAGAGCCTTTGAAACTATTAATGCACAATTAGTAATTAATAATGAACAATTATTCTGGCTTATAGGTTAG
- a CDS encoding Lrp/AsnC family transcriptional regulator: MDKLDRTDRKILQLLQQDCRITIKELAEKLHLSNTPVYERVKKLERSGIIKNYVAVLDPEKIDRNLVVFISISLTKHTRDVVEKFESEVLALSEVMEFYITSGNFDAMVKIMVKDMNAFQHFIQEKLSKFEYLTRFNSTFVISSSDKIGYDL, encoded by the coding sequence ATGGATAAACTAGACAGAACAGATCGCAAAATTTTACAGCTTCTTCAGCAAGATTGTCGTATTACTATCAAAGAGTTAGCGGAAAAATTACACTTAAGTAATACCCCAGTTTACGAGCGAGTAAAAAAGCTTGAAAGAAGTGGAATTATTAAAAACTATGTTGCGGTACTCGATCCGGAGAAAATTGATCGAAATCTGGTGGTTTTTATCTCCATATCGTTAACTAAGCACACGCGAGATGTGGTAGAGAAATTTGAATCTGAAGTATTGGCTTTATCTGAGGTAATGGAGTTTTATATTACTTCCGGAAATTTTGATGCGATGGTGAAAATTATGGTGAAGGATATGAATGCTTTTCAGCATTTTATTCAGGAGAAACTCTCAAAGTTCGAATACCTGACTCGATTCAACAGTACCTTTGTGATTTCTTCTTCGGATAAGATTGGATACGATTTGTAA
- a CDS encoding thiamine pyrophosphate-dependent enzyme, which yields MTNLVDIPKVNAKNMTEKEFFYGHKACAGCGGSIAVRLALKVLGERTYTALPAGCMSAVGFIYPQMAFNTNAIITTFPGSASMASGIAVGAKALGQKDVKTVVFAGDGGTADIGFQALSGMIDRNDDVLYICYDNEAYMNTGIQKSGLTPYGTKTTTTPAGDNIPGTITHKKNLFEIIAAHDIAYAATASIGYPQDFLNKVNKAKHIKGATFIHVYASCPTGWGTPTETSVEIAKDAVDCGLIFLAEFEDGEYKLNRNPKQFAPVQDYLKKQGRFKHMSDADMQCVIDNRDKKWSRMRKHWL from the coding sequence ATGACTAATCTAGTAGATATCCCAAAAGTGAATGCCAAAAACATGACCGAAAAGGAATTTTTCTATGGTCATAAAGCTTGCGCCGGATGCGGTGGAAGTATTGCAGTACGATTGGCACTTAAAGTATTAGGTGAGCGCACCTATACAGCACTACCAGCCGGATGTATGTCGGCAGTAGGATTTATTTATCCACAAATGGCATTCAACACCAATGCTATTATTACAACTTTCCCTGGCTCAGCGAGTATGGCATCAGGAATTGCTGTTGGAGCAAAAGCTCTGGGGCAAAAAGATGTGAAAACAGTTGTGTTTGCTGGTGACGGTGGAACAGCCGATATCGGATTCCAGGCCCTATCAGGAATGATTGACCGTAACGATGATGTGCTTTACATCTGCTACGACAATGAAGCTTATATGAATACAGGTATTCAGAAGAGTGGATTGACGCCTTACGGAACAAAGACAACAACAACACCTGCTGGTGATAATATCCCCGGAACAATTACTCACAAGAAGAACTTGTTCGAGATTATTGCCGCTCACGATATTGCTTATGCAGCAACTGCAAGTATTGGTTACCCTCAAGATTTCTTGAATAAGGTAAACAAGGCTAAGCATATCAAAGGTGCAACTTTCATTCACGTGTACGCATCATGTCCAACAGGATGGGGAACACCAACCGAAACATCGGTAGAGATTGCTAAAGATGCTGTTGATTGTGGTCTCATTTTCCTTGCAGAATTCGAGGATGGCGAATACAAATTGAACCGTAATCCAAAACAATTTGCACCTGTACAAGATTATTTAAAGAAGCAAGGTCGATTCAAGCATATGTCTGATGCAGACATGCAATGCGTCATTGACAATCGCGACAAAAAATGGTCTCGCATGCGTAAGCATTGGCTGTAA